The genomic DNA TGAACCATTTAAATACGTCGGTGTTACAGACTTAAATCCTAACCTGAAATATGTTGGCTATGAATTTTGTATTACAGGTTTAATAAAGCCAGAAGATTATTTTGAAACTTCTAGACAAGTAAGATTTGAATTAATGTCTATATTCCATAAGAATCAAGTGCAAATGCCGGCAGCGAATATGGTTGTTACTACTGAAAGTTTACAGCATATTCATGGTGGACAATCTTTATCGGACAGCTAAAGTAGAATCGCTTGTTAACAAAAATTCTGATTCCAACATTGGATAGAATAACAATAATAAAATGATTGATATAAAGAAAGGGCTGAAGGAATTCGGTTCTTTTTTTATTTATAGAATTTAGAAATTTCTTAATGTTATAATTGTAGTTGGTGATGAGAATGAACTTTGAAGAAAAAGAGATGCATCGTTTAGAAGCATTAAAAGAAATTGCTGAATTATTAAATGAAGCAACAAACTTACAGGATATGTTAGAAAAAGTGTTGCATACATTGTTACAAGTAATGAATTTACAAACAGGGTGGATATTCTTTATTGATGAAAGTGGAAAGCATAGCATGCTTGTAGACGAAAATTTACCAGAGGCTCTTACGTGGCAAGAGAAGAAGCCGATGTGTGAAGGAAACTGTTGGTGTGTAGAACGTTTTGTGAATGGGAGATTAGAAAAAGCGACTAATATTATTGAATGTAAGCGAATAGAAGATGCAATTGAATGTAATTGGGGAGAGACAGAAGATGTTACACATCATGCGACAATTCCGCTTAGGTCTGGATCAGAGAAATTTGGCCTATTAAATGTAGCCGCGCCTCATAAGACACATTTTTCTGAGGAAGAGTTAGCGTTATTAGAATCAATTGCATTTCAAATTGGAACGACAATACAACGTATTCAATTAGTTGAGAAAGAACGTAAATATGTAGTGGTAGCGGAAAGAAATCGACTTGCACGTGATTTACATGATTCAGTAAAACAATTGTTATTTTCTATTATGCTAACAGCAAAAGGTACTTTGAATATGACGCAAGATAGAGAATTGCAAGAGATGTTAAGTTATATTGGAGAATTATCACAAGAAGCATTACAAGAGATGACGTTATTAATTTGGCAATTAAGACCTGAAGGATTAGAGAAAGGATTAGCAGAAGCAATTCAAAATTACGGGAAGTTGTTAGGAGTTCAAGTGGAAGTTCGAATTGATGGGATGGTTTCAATTGGGGATGAAATAGAAGAAGTTTTATGGCGTATTAGCCAAGAGGCGCTACATAATTGTAAAAAGCATGCTTCGTGTGAAAAGGTACATGTTCTTTTAAAAATAGAAAATAACCAGTTATTTTTTTACATAGAAGATAATGGAATAGGATTTATACAAGATCAAGTAAGGGAGTCAGCACTTGGCCTGAAAAGTATGAAGGAACGTATTCAATTAATGAAGGGATCGTTTCAAATTATAACAGAGCTGAGAAAGGGTACAAAAATAGAAATTCAATTGCCGATTTGAAGGGGAGAATAAGATTGAAGATTAAATTGCTATTAGTTGAGGATCATCATATCGTTCGAAGAGGACTTGTATTCTTTTTGAAAACGAGAGGAGAATTTGAAATTATTGGGGAAGCGGAAAATGGCGAAGAGGCATTACATTTCGTGCAAAAAGAAAAACCAGATGTCGTACTAATGGATGTATCAATGCCGAAAATGGATGGAATTGAGGCGACAAAACGTCTAAAGCAATACGATGAGACGATAAAGGTACTTATATTAAGTAGTTTTTCAGAGCAAGATTATGTTATACCAGCACTTGAAGCTGGAGCAGATGGTTATCAATTAAAAGAAGTACAACCTGAGCAACTTGTCGCTTCTATTATTGCAGTACATCAAGGAAATGCGAATTTTCACCCGAAAGTAACACCTGCATTAATGGGGCGTTCCGCAGTAAAGAAGGAAATAGAAAATCCTTTTTCAATGTTAACGAAAAGAGAGCAAGAGGTACTTCGTGAAATTGCGAAAGGAAGAAGCAACAAGGAGATTGCAGCAGAACTTCATATTACAGAACAAACTGTGAAAACACACGTTTCAAACGTTTTAGCTAAATTGGAAGTGGATGATCGTACGCAAGCCGCATTATACGCAGTGAAACATGGGGAGAATTATTCATAAGTATGAATAATTCTGTTATATCGTATGACAGAATACATAGGAGCAATTAAAATTTATAGTAATCCCTAATATAGGTTTTTCTTCTTTTAATAATTAGGTACAATAAAGTGAAACTCTAATCAGGGGGGACCATCCTCACTGATGATTAGTTAAACTAATCGATTTTTACAGGATAAAGCTACGATGGAAGGGGAAGATATGCTATGCCTGGTACAAGAAGTGGGATTGGAAAGATTCAGGCTTCGTTAAATGGTTTATCACCGAAATTGCGAAGTATTGCCGAACATATTTTGAAACATCCACAAGATGTTGTACATAAATCTATTACAGAATTAGCTGAAGTTACGAATAGTTCCGAAGCTACGATATTCCGCTTATGTAAACACCTTGGTTTGCAAGGTTTTCAAGATTTAAAGATTACATTAGCCCGTGAAATTGTACATACACCAATGCAAAATATTCATGAAGAGGTATCAGCAGAAGATAGTATGGTAACTGTTGCTAAAAAAGTTTTTCATTCGCATATTACAGGAC from Bacillus cereus G9842 includes the following:
- the casR gene encoding two-component system response regulator CasR, which codes for MKIKLLLVEDHHIVRRGLVFFLKTRGEFEIIGEAENGEEALHFVQKEKPDVVLMDVSMPKMDGIEATKRLKQYDETIKVLILSSFSEQDYVIPALEAGADGYQLKEVQPEQLVASIIAVHQGNANFHPKVTPALMGRSAVKKEIENPFSMLTKREQEVLREIAKGRSNKEIAAELHITEQTVKTHVSNVLAKLEVDDRTQAALYAVKHGENYS
- the casK gene encoding two-component system sensor histidine kinase CasK; its protein translation is MHRLEALKEIAELLNEATNLQDMLEKVLHTLLQVMNLQTGWIFFIDESGKHSMLVDENLPEALTWQEKKPMCEGNCWCVERFVNGRLEKATNIIECKRIEDAIECNWGETEDVTHHATIPLRSGSEKFGLLNVAAPHKTHFSEEELALLESIAFQIGTTIQRIQLVEKERKYVVVAERNRLARDLHDSVKQLLFSIMLTAKGTLNMTQDRELQEMLSYIGELSQEALQEMTLLIWQLRPEGLEKGLAEAIQNYGKLLGVQVEVRIDGMVSIGDEIEEVLWRISQEALHNCKKHASCEKVHVLLKIENNQLFFYIEDNGIGFIQDQVRESALGLKSMKERIQLMKGSFQIITELRKGTKIEIQLPI